One window of the Ammospiza nelsoni isolate bAmmNel1 chromosome 2, bAmmNel1.pri, whole genome shotgun sequence genome contains the following:
- the ARL11 gene encoding ADP-ribosylation factor-like protein 11 — protein sequence MGKLISKGWRKRDARVIMLGLDFAGKSTLLYKLKSGQAVETCPTVGFNVESLRTPCGISFTLWDVGGQDSLRASWPNYLEDINTLIFVLDSTDTARLAEAMAALEEALRHPGMAGTPVLLLANKQDVPGALAPAQLGEMLRLGGLARHRWMLRGCSAHTGQGLQEVLAILGMLLRGSGHSSLSQEQLITELAERRQAPEQT from the coding sequence ATGGGGAAGCTGATCTCCAAAGGCTGGAGGAAAAGAGATGCTCGAGTTATCATGCTGGGGCTCGACTTCGCTGGCAAATCCACCCTTCTGTACAAACTGAAGAGCGGCCAGGCTGTGGAGACCTGCCCCACGGTGGGATTCAACGTGGAGTCTCTGAGAACTCCCTGTGGCATTTCCTTCACCCTCTGGGATGTGGGGGGACAAGACAGCCTGCGGGCCAGCTGGCCCAACTACCTGGAGGACATCAACACCCTCATCTTCGTGCTGGACAGCACGGACACGGCCCGGCTGGCCGAAGCCATGGCAGCGCTGGAGGAGGCCCTGAGGCACCCCGGCATGGCTGGCACCCccgtgctgctcctggccaACAAGCAGGACGTGCCGGGAgcgctggctcctgcccagctcgGGGAGATGCTGCGGCTGGGGGGGCTGGCCAGGCACCGCTGGATGCTCCGGGGCTGCAGCGCCCACACCGGCCAGGGCCTGCAGGAAGTGCTGGCCatcctgggaatgctgctgcgGGGCTCGGggcacagctccctgtcccaggagcagctcatcACGGAGCTGGCGGAGAGGAGGCAAGCTCCAGAGCAAACCTGA